In a genomic window of Glycine max cultivar Williams 82 chromosome 13, Glycine_max_v4.0, whole genome shotgun sequence:
- the LOC100806871 gene encoding IRK-interacting protein isoform X1, with amino-acid sequence MAATATNNPQITREEIQTAIAKAVELRALHAALTQGSSPGTNNARFPSPSPASHFSAQDYPVFTPSYEDEAHQNSTRSRTISESCDENGVEGGENSMTPSDYKEKSNSRKGLPFGFGNLDSHMCPADDDTKSVTGSCANHITVLQTSPAATANDYFKSRRTNSLGDSKQPLSSCNRCNPAVITSEYENTRNNKSSNIVVPLTDSHASFQTQPRSKGLISWLFPRLKKKHNKNVSSPSRTESEEVSQVLKDMGIVSVEALKRELMDANESRDAALVEVSEMRSSLGELKQKLEYVESYCEELKKALRQAILTRETTFSEKLNSPPQRGTPPFDGNGENLMPVGEDVMVEGFLQIVSESRLSVKQFCKTLICQIEETDHSLMDNLNLLLQPYKLSLNSKYSKAVLYHFEAFINQSFYQDFENSVFQKNGCTKFLDPRQDRQAQFSSFVALRNLSWSEVLRKGTKYYSEEFSKFCDQKMSCIITTLNWTRPWPEQLLQAFFVAAKCIWLLHLLAFSFNPPLGILRVEENRSFDPHYMEDLVTDRQRSQGPSRVKIVVVPGFYVQDMILRCRVICRHKSAP; translated from the exons ATGGCTGCAACTGCAACCAACAACCCTCAAATAACAAGGGAGGAAATCCAAACTGCCATAGCCAAAGCAGTGGAATTAAGGGCCCTTCATGCTGCATTAACACAAGGAAGTAGTCCAGGCACAAACAATGCTAGATTTCCATCACCTTCCCCTGCTTCTCACTTCTCTGCCCAAGACTACCCTGTTTTCACACCA AGTTATGAAGATGAGGCACACCAGAACTCAACAAGGAGCAGAACAATATCAGAAAGCTGTGATGAGAATGGGGTAGAAGGAGGAGAGAACAGCATGACCCCCTCAGATTACAAGGAGAAATCAAATTCAAGAAAGGGACTACCTTTTGGATTTGGCAACCTTGACTCTCACATGTGTCCTGCTGATGATGATACCAAATCTGTGACTGGTTCTTGTGCAAATCACATTACTGTTCTCCAAACATCACCGGCGGCCACCGCGAATGACTACTTCAAATCCAGGAGGACAAACAGTTTGGGGGACTCGAAGCAGCCCCTATCTTCCTGCAATAGGTGCAACCCTGCTGTCATAACTAGTGAATATGAGAACACAAGGAACAACAAGAGCTCCAACATTGTTGTCCCCCTCACAGACTCCCATGCCTCTTTCCAAACCCAACCAAGAAGTAAAGGGCTGATTTCATGGCTGTTCCCTAGGTTGAAGAAGAAGCATAATAAGAATGTGAGTTCCCCAAGCAGAACAGAATCTGAGGAAGTCTCTCAGGTTCTCAAGGACATGGGGATAGTGTCAGTTGAGGCACTGAAGAGGGAACTGATGGATGCAAATGAGAGTAGAGATGCTGCCTTGGTGGAAGTTTCTGAGATGAGATCTTCACTTGGAGAACTGAAACAAAAGTTGGAGTACGTAGAGAGTTACTGTGAAGAGTTGAAGAAAGCTTTGAGGCAAGCAATACTCACAAGAGAAACCACATTTTCTGAAAAGCTTAATAGCCCTCCTCAGAGAGGAACACCACCCTTTGATGGGAATGGGGAAAATTTGATGCCTGTGGGTGAGGATGTTATGGTTGAGGGCTTCTTGCAGATAGTGTCAGAATCAAGGTTATCAGTGAAGCAATTCTGCAAGACCCTTATATGCCAGATTGAAGAAACTGATCATTCTTTGATGGACAACTTGAACTTGCTTCTCCAACCATATAAGCTCTCCTTGAATTCCAAATACTCAAAGGCAGTTCTATACCATTTTGAAGCCTTCATAAACCAGTCCTTCTACCAAGACTTTGAGAACAGTGTGTTCCAAAAGAATGGCTGCACAAAATTCTTAGACCCTAGGCAAGATCGCCAAGCACAATTCTCATCCTTTGTCGCGCTTAGGAATTTGAGCTGGAGTGAGGTTCTCAGAAAGGGTACTAAGTATTACAGTGAAGAGTTTAGCAAGTTCTGTGACCAGAAAATGAGTTGCATCATTACTACACTGAATTGGACTAGGCCTTGGCCTGAGCAACTCCTTCAGGCTTTCTTCGTGGCAGCAAAGTGCATATGGTTGCTACATTTATTGGCATTTTCTTTCAACCCTCCATTGGGAATTTTAAGGGTGGAAGAGAATAGAAGCTTTGATCCTCACTACATGGAAGATTTGGTTACTGATAGACAGAGGTCACAAGGTCCAAGCCGGGTTAAGATCGTGGTGGTGCCAGGGTTCTATGTTCAGGATATGATCTTGAGGTGTAGAGTTATTTGCAGGCACAAATCTGCACCATAA
- the LOC100806871 gene encoding IRK-interacting protein isoform X2 — MTPSDYKEKSNSRKGLPFGFGNLDSHMCPADDDTKSVTGSCANHITVLQTSPAATANDYFKSRRTNSLGDSKQPLSSCNRCNPAVITSEYENTRNNKSSNIVVPLTDSHASFQTQPRSKGLISWLFPRLKKKHNKNVSSPSRTESEEVSQVLKDMGIVSVEALKRELMDANESRDAALVEVSEMRSSLGELKQKLEYVESYCEELKKALRQAILTRETTFSEKLNSPPQRGTPPFDGNGENLMPVGEDVMVEGFLQIVSESRLSVKQFCKTLICQIEETDHSLMDNLNLLLQPYKLSLNSKYSKAVLYHFEAFINQSFYQDFENSVFQKNGCTKFLDPRQDRQAQFSSFVALRNLSWSEVLRKGTKYYSEEFSKFCDQKMSCIITTLNWTRPWPEQLLQAFFVAAKCIWLLHLLAFSFNPPLGILRVEENRSFDPHYMEDLVTDRQRSQGPSRVKIVVVPGFYVQDMILRCRVICRHKSAP; from the coding sequence ATGACCCCCTCAGATTACAAGGAGAAATCAAATTCAAGAAAGGGACTACCTTTTGGATTTGGCAACCTTGACTCTCACATGTGTCCTGCTGATGATGATACCAAATCTGTGACTGGTTCTTGTGCAAATCACATTACTGTTCTCCAAACATCACCGGCGGCCACCGCGAATGACTACTTCAAATCCAGGAGGACAAACAGTTTGGGGGACTCGAAGCAGCCCCTATCTTCCTGCAATAGGTGCAACCCTGCTGTCATAACTAGTGAATATGAGAACACAAGGAACAACAAGAGCTCCAACATTGTTGTCCCCCTCACAGACTCCCATGCCTCTTTCCAAACCCAACCAAGAAGTAAAGGGCTGATTTCATGGCTGTTCCCTAGGTTGAAGAAGAAGCATAATAAGAATGTGAGTTCCCCAAGCAGAACAGAATCTGAGGAAGTCTCTCAGGTTCTCAAGGACATGGGGATAGTGTCAGTTGAGGCACTGAAGAGGGAACTGATGGATGCAAATGAGAGTAGAGATGCTGCCTTGGTGGAAGTTTCTGAGATGAGATCTTCACTTGGAGAACTGAAACAAAAGTTGGAGTACGTAGAGAGTTACTGTGAAGAGTTGAAGAAAGCTTTGAGGCAAGCAATACTCACAAGAGAAACCACATTTTCTGAAAAGCTTAATAGCCCTCCTCAGAGAGGAACACCACCCTTTGATGGGAATGGGGAAAATTTGATGCCTGTGGGTGAGGATGTTATGGTTGAGGGCTTCTTGCAGATAGTGTCAGAATCAAGGTTATCAGTGAAGCAATTCTGCAAGACCCTTATATGCCAGATTGAAGAAACTGATCATTCTTTGATGGACAACTTGAACTTGCTTCTCCAACCATATAAGCTCTCCTTGAATTCCAAATACTCAAAGGCAGTTCTATACCATTTTGAAGCCTTCATAAACCAGTCCTTCTACCAAGACTTTGAGAACAGTGTGTTCCAAAAGAATGGCTGCACAAAATTCTTAGACCCTAGGCAAGATCGCCAAGCACAATTCTCATCCTTTGTCGCGCTTAGGAATTTGAGCTGGAGTGAGGTTCTCAGAAAGGGTACTAAGTATTACAGTGAAGAGTTTAGCAAGTTCTGTGACCAGAAAATGAGTTGCATCATTACTACACTGAATTGGACTAGGCCTTGGCCTGAGCAACTCCTTCAGGCTTTCTTCGTGGCAGCAAAGTGCATATGGTTGCTACATTTATTGGCATTTTCTTTCAACCCTCCATTGGGAATTTTAAGGGTGGAAGAGAATAGAAGCTTTGATCCTCACTACATGGAAGATTTGGTTACTGATAGACAGAGGTCACAAGGTCCAAGCCGGGTTAAGATCGTGGTGGTGCCAGGGTTCTATGTTCAGGATATGATCTTGAGGTGTAGAGTTATTTGCAGGCACAAATCTGCACCATAA
- the LOC100804199 gene encoding pre-mRNA-splicing factor ATP-dependent RNA helicase DEAH7 isoform X1 — protein sequence MEKDGTGAGVIDIDKTTTTLEQEKPTSGGLYVPGKDRVVYVPQERKSRLGLDALASAKRSQHDVGFKVPKERTISIAASAEDEDKSESSVSEESGHDGIVNRRRHTNRRYRDTTNETSHAESSVTEDHYGDTNRTPLTEHKGSDVPASPSRYDREDHRSERRHHRDDSRSGSGRVRQWDYYESRGSYSERDSHSRYDREYGKKRNRYEGSRRTPAGRSDWDDGRWEWGDTPRRDSVSSSRRHQPSPSPMFVGASPDARLVSPWLGGHTPHSSFTSSSPWDHVSPSPVPIRASGSSTKSSVSKHNGRSHQLSFSSETSNRYEDEVADKSDLGEEHKYEITESMRLEMEYDADRAWYDREEGSTFDGDNSSLFLGDEASFQKKEAELAKRLVRRDGTKMSLAQSKKLSQLTADNAQWEDRQLLRSGAVRGTEVQTEFDDEEEHKVILLVHDTKPPFLDGRVVFTKQAEPIMPLKDPTSDMAIISRKGSTLVREIHEKQSMNKSRQRFWELAGSKLGDILGVEKTAEQIDADTAEVGEDGEIDFKEEAKFSQHMKKGEAVSDFAKSKTLAEQRQYLPIFSVREELLQVVRENQVVVVVGETGSGKTTQLTQYLHEDGYTIGGIVGCTQPRRVAAMSVAKRVSEEMDTELGDKVGYAIRFEDVTGPKTIIKYMTDGVLLRETLKDSDLDKYRVIVMDEAHERSLSTDVLFGILKKVVAQRRDFKLIVTSATLNAQKFSNFFGSVPIFHIPGRTFPVNILWSKTPVEDYVEGAVKQTMTIHITSPPGDILIFMTGQDEIEAACYALAERMEQMVSSSKKAVPKLLILPIYSQLPADLQAKIFQKAEDGARKCIVATNIAETSLTVDGIFYVIDSGYGKMKVYNPRMGMDALQVFPVSRAAADQRAGRAGRTGPGTCYRLYTESAYLNEMLPSPVPEIQRTNLGNVVLLLKSLKVENLLDFDFMDPPPQDNILNSMYQLWVLGALNNVGGLTDLGWKMVEFPLDPPLAKMLLMGEQLGCLEEVLTIVSMLSVPSVFFRPKDRAEESDAARERFFVPESDHLTLYNVYQQWKQHDYRGDWCNDHFLHVKGLRKAREVRSQLLDILKTLKIPLTSCWPDTDIVRKAICSAYFHNSARLKGVGEYVNCRNGMPCHLHPSSALYGMGCTPEYVVYHELILTTKEYMQCATAVEPQWLAELGPMFFSVKDSDTSLLEHKKRQKQEKTAMEEEMENLKKVQAEVEKERKHKEKEKMAKHQQQISMPGLRKGSSTFLRPKKFGL from the exons ATGGAG AAGGATGGAACTGGTGCTGGTGTCATTGACATAGACAAGACCACGACGACATTGGAACAGGAAAAACCTACTAGTGGTGGGCTCTATGTTCCTGGCAAGGATAGAGTGGTTTACGTGCCTCAGGAGAGAAAATCGCGTTTAg gaCTCGATGCCCTTGCCAGCGCAAAACGGTCTCAACATGATGTGGGCTTCAAGGTGCCAAAAGAAAGAACCATTTCCATTGCAGCATCTGCAGAGGATGAAGATAAGTCCGAGTCATCTGTTTCTGAAGAAAGTGGGCATGATGGGATTGTCAACAGACGCAGACACACTAATAGGAGATACCGTGATACGACCAACGAAACATCTCATGcag AAAGTTCTGTGACCGAAGATCACTATGGTGATACCAACCGAACTCCTTTAACAGAGCACAAGGGTTCAGAT GTTCCTGCATCGCCTTCTAGATATGACAGGGAGGATCATAGGAGTGAGAGGAGGCATCACAGGGATGATTCAAGAAGCGGTAGTGGAAGAGTGCGGCAGTGGGACTACTATGAGAGTAGGGGATCTTATTCAGAAAGGGATTCACATAGTAGGTATGACCGTGAGTATGGCAAAAAGCGAAACAGATATGAAGGTTCCAGGAGAACGCCTG CAGGCAGGTCTGACTGGGACGATGGCCGATGGGAATGGGGAGACACTCCACGAAGGGACAGTGTCTCTAGTTCTAGACGTCATCAACCTTCACCATCCCCAATGTTTGTAGGTGCCTCACCTGATGCACGATTAGTTTCGCCATGGTTGGGAGGCCACACTCCTCATTCATCCT TTACTTCATCTTCTCCTTGGGACCATGTTTCTCCGTCTCCTGTCCCAATACGTGCTTCTGGATCTTCGACCAAATCTTCTGTCTCTAAACATAATGGAAGGTCACATCAACTTAGTTTTTCATCTGAAACTTCAAATAGATATGAG GATGAAGTGGCTGATAAGTCTGACTTGGGTGAAGAACACAAGTATGAGATTACCGAAAGCATGCGTTTAGAGATGGAATATGATGCTGACCGAGCATG GTATGATAGAGAGGAAGGTAGCACATTTGATGGCGATAACTCATCACTTTTTCTTGGAGACGAAGCTTCCTTTCAGAAAAAAGAGGCTGAGTTGGCCAAAAGACTG GTCCGAAGAGATGGGACCAAGATGTCCCTTGCTCAGAGCAAGAAGTTGTCTCAGCTCACAGCTGATAATGCTCAATGGGAGGATCGGCAACTGCTGAGATCAGGAGCTGTTAGAGGTACCGAGGTTCAGACTGAATTTGACGATGAGGAAGAACACAAAGTTATTCTTCTTGTTCATG ATACAAAGCCTCCTTTCCTTGATGGCAGAGTTGTTTTTACTAAACAGGCAGAGCCAATTATGCCATTAAAAGATCCAACATCTGACATGGCTATAATATCTCGCAAAGGATCTACTCTTGTTAGAGAAATCCATGAGAAGCAGAGTATGAACAAGTCTCGCCAACGCTTTTGGGAACTTGCAGGCTCAAAACTTGGTGATATCTTGGGTGTTGAAAAAACAGCAGAGCAG ATTGATGCAGACACTGCTGAAGTGGGTGAAGATGGTGAAATTGATTTTAAGGAGGAAGCTAAGTTTTCACAGCATATGAAGAAGGGAGAAGCCGTGAGTGACTTTGCTAAGTCAAAAACCCTTGCAGAGCAAAGGCAATATCTGCCTATTTTTTCAGTGAGAGAAGAGTTATTACAG GTGGTTCGTGAAAAtcaggtggtggtggtggttggaGAAACCGGTTCAGGAAAGACAACACAATTGACACAG TATCTGCATGAGGATGGCTATACTATAGGTGGTATAGTAGGCTGCACCCAACCAAGGCGTGTGGCAGCTATGAGTGTTGCCAAGAGAGTTAGTGAAGAGATGGATACAGAGTTGGGTGATAAAGTTGGCTATGCTATACGTTTTGAGGATGTGACTGGGCCAAAGACCATTATAAAG TACATGACTGATGGGGTACTTCTACGTGAAACACTCAAAGACTCTGATCTAGACAAGTATCG GGTTATTGTCATGGATGAAGCCCATGAAAGATCTTTAAGCACAGATGTTCTTTTTGGAATATTGAAGAAAGTTGTAGCCCAACGTCGTGATTTCAAACTGATCGTCACATCAGCAACTCTGAATGCccagaaattttcaaatttctttgGAAG TGTACCAATTTTTCATATTCCCGGGCGAACATTTCCTGTGAATATATTATGGAGTAAAACTCCAGTTGAAGATTATGTTGAAGGTGCAGTGAAGCAGACTATGACTATTCACATAACCAGTCCTCCTGGTGACATCCTTATCTTCATGACTGGCCAAGATGAGATTGAGGCAGCTTGCTATGCCCTTGCTGAAAGAATGGAGCAGATGgtgtcatcttccaagaaagctGTCCCTAAACTCTTGATTCTTCCCATATACTCTCAGCTTCCTGCTGACTTGCAAGCTAAGATATTCCAGAAAGCTGAAGATGGAGCCCGTAAATGCATTGTGGCCACTAATATTGCCGAGACATCATTAACTGTTGATGGTATCTTCTATGTCATTGACTCTGGCTATGGTAAAATGAAGGTGTATAACCCTAGGATGGGCATGGATGCTCTCCAAGTCTTCCCTGTTAGTCGTGCTGCTGCTGACCAGCGTGCCGGTCGAGCTGGTAGAACTGGTCCTGGTACGTGCTATCGGTTGTATACTGAGAGTGCTTACCTAAATGAAATGTTGCCCAGTCCTGTTCCAGAGATTCAGAGGACTAACCTTGGCAATGTGGTTTTGTTGCTGAAATCTCTTAAAGTTGAAAATTTACTTGATTTTGATTTCATGGATCCACCTCCACAGGATAATATTCTCAATTCGATGTACCAGTTGTGGGTGTTGGGTGCCCTTAACAATGTGGGGGGGTTAACTGATCTTGGGTGGAAAATGGTTGAATTTCCACTGGACCCTCCGCTGGCCAAGATGCTTTTGATGGGTGAACAGTTAGGGTGTCTTGAGGAGGTTTTGACAATTGTTTCCATGCTGTCAGTGCCATCTGTTTTCTTTAGACCCAAGGACCGGGCGGAAGAGAGTGACGCTGCACGGGAAAGATTTTTTGTGCCAGAGTCCGACCATTTAACCTTGTACAACGTTTATCAGCAATGGAAACAACATGATTACAGAGGTGATTGGTGCAATGATCATTTTTTGCATGTTAAAGGCCTAAGAAAGGCCAGAGAGGTTAGATCCCAGCTGCTTGATATTCTCAAGACTTTAAAGATCCCCTTAACCTCATGTTGGCCGGATACTGACATTGTCAGGAAAGCAATTTGTTCTGCATACTTCCACAATTCAGCAAGATTAAAGGGTGTGGGGGAGTATGTTAACTGCAGGAACGGGATGCCATGTCATCTTCATCCCAGTAGTGCTCTCTATGGTATGGGTTGCACTCCTGAGTATGTAGTTTATCATGAGTTAATCCTGACCACAAAGGAGTACATGCAGTGTGCAACAGCGGTGGAGCCCCAGTGGCTGGCTGAGCTGGGACCCATGTTTTTCTCTGTTAAAGATTCTGATACATCATTACTGGAGCATAAGAAGAGACAAAAACAAGAGAAAACAGCCATGGAGGAGGAGATGGAGAACTTGAAGAAGGTGCAAGCAGAGGttgagaaagaaaggaaacatAAGGAGAAGGAAAAGATGGCTAAGCATCAGCAGCAAATCTCCATGCCAGGTTTAAGGAAGGGTTCTTCCACATTCTTGAGGCCAAAGAAGTTTGGTTTGTAA
- the LOC100804199 gene encoding pre-mRNA-splicing factor ATP-dependent RNA helicase DEAH7 isoform X2: MEKDGTGAGVIDIDKTTTTLEQEKPTSGGLYVPGKDRVVYVPQERKSRLGLDALASAKRSQHDVGFKVPKERTISIAASAEDEDKSESSVSEESGHDGIVNRRRHTNRRYRDTTNETSHAESSVTEDHYGDTNRTPLTEHKGSDVPASPSRYDREDHRSERRHHRDDSRSGSGRVRQWDYYESRGSYSERDSHSRYDREYGKKRNRYEGSRRTPGRSDWDDGRWEWGDTPRRDSVSSSRRHQPSPSPMFVGASPDARLVSPWLGGHTPHSSFTSSSPWDHVSPSPVPIRASGSSTKSSVSKHNGRSHQLSFSSETSNRYEDEVADKSDLGEEHKYEITESMRLEMEYDADRAWYDREEGSTFDGDNSSLFLGDEASFQKKEAELAKRLVRRDGTKMSLAQSKKLSQLTADNAQWEDRQLLRSGAVRGTEVQTEFDDEEEHKVILLVHDTKPPFLDGRVVFTKQAEPIMPLKDPTSDMAIISRKGSTLVREIHEKQSMNKSRQRFWELAGSKLGDILGVEKTAEQIDADTAEVGEDGEIDFKEEAKFSQHMKKGEAVSDFAKSKTLAEQRQYLPIFSVREELLQVVRENQVVVVVGETGSGKTTQLTQYLHEDGYTIGGIVGCTQPRRVAAMSVAKRVSEEMDTELGDKVGYAIRFEDVTGPKTIIKYMTDGVLLRETLKDSDLDKYRVIVMDEAHERSLSTDVLFGILKKVVAQRRDFKLIVTSATLNAQKFSNFFGSVPIFHIPGRTFPVNILWSKTPVEDYVEGAVKQTMTIHITSPPGDILIFMTGQDEIEAACYALAERMEQMVSSSKKAVPKLLILPIYSQLPADLQAKIFQKAEDGARKCIVATNIAETSLTVDGIFYVIDSGYGKMKVYNPRMGMDALQVFPVSRAAADQRAGRAGRTGPGTCYRLYTESAYLNEMLPSPVPEIQRTNLGNVVLLLKSLKVENLLDFDFMDPPPQDNILNSMYQLWVLGALNNVGGLTDLGWKMVEFPLDPPLAKMLLMGEQLGCLEEVLTIVSMLSVPSVFFRPKDRAEESDAARERFFVPESDHLTLYNVYQQWKQHDYRGDWCNDHFLHVKGLRKAREVRSQLLDILKTLKIPLTSCWPDTDIVRKAICSAYFHNSARLKGVGEYVNCRNGMPCHLHPSSALYGMGCTPEYVVYHELILTTKEYMQCATAVEPQWLAELGPMFFSVKDSDTSLLEHKKRQKQEKTAMEEEMENLKKVQAEVEKERKHKEKEKMAKHQQQISMPGLRKGSSTFLRPKKFGL; this comes from the exons ATGGAG AAGGATGGAACTGGTGCTGGTGTCATTGACATAGACAAGACCACGACGACATTGGAACAGGAAAAACCTACTAGTGGTGGGCTCTATGTTCCTGGCAAGGATAGAGTGGTTTACGTGCCTCAGGAGAGAAAATCGCGTTTAg gaCTCGATGCCCTTGCCAGCGCAAAACGGTCTCAACATGATGTGGGCTTCAAGGTGCCAAAAGAAAGAACCATTTCCATTGCAGCATCTGCAGAGGATGAAGATAAGTCCGAGTCATCTGTTTCTGAAGAAAGTGGGCATGATGGGATTGTCAACAGACGCAGACACACTAATAGGAGATACCGTGATACGACCAACGAAACATCTCATGcag AAAGTTCTGTGACCGAAGATCACTATGGTGATACCAACCGAACTCCTTTAACAGAGCACAAGGGTTCAGAT GTTCCTGCATCGCCTTCTAGATATGACAGGGAGGATCATAGGAGTGAGAGGAGGCATCACAGGGATGATTCAAGAAGCGGTAGTGGAAGAGTGCGGCAGTGGGACTACTATGAGAGTAGGGGATCTTATTCAGAAAGGGATTCACATAGTAGGTATGACCGTGAGTATGGCAAAAAGCGAAACAGATATGAAGGTTCCAGGAGAACGCCTG GCAGGTCTGACTGGGACGATGGCCGATGGGAATGGGGAGACACTCCACGAAGGGACAGTGTCTCTAGTTCTAGACGTCATCAACCTTCACCATCCCCAATGTTTGTAGGTGCCTCACCTGATGCACGATTAGTTTCGCCATGGTTGGGAGGCCACACTCCTCATTCATCCT TTACTTCATCTTCTCCTTGGGACCATGTTTCTCCGTCTCCTGTCCCAATACGTGCTTCTGGATCTTCGACCAAATCTTCTGTCTCTAAACATAATGGAAGGTCACATCAACTTAGTTTTTCATCTGAAACTTCAAATAGATATGAG GATGAAGTGGCTGATAAGTCTGACTTGGGTGAAGAACACAAGTATGAGATTACCGAAAGCATGCGTTTAGAGATGGAATATGATGCTGACCGAGCATG GTATGATAGAGAGGAAGGTAGCACATTTGATGGCGATAACTCATCACTTTTTCTTGGAGACGAAGCTTCCTTTCAGAAAAAAGAGGCTGAGTTGGCCAAAAGACTG GTCCGAAGAGATGGGACCAAGATGTCCCTTGCTCAGAGCAAGAAGTTGTCTCAGCTCACAGCTGATAATGCTCAATGGGAGGATCGGCAACTGCTGAGATCAGGAGCTGTTAGAGGTACCGAGGTTCAGACTGAATTTGACGATGAGGAAGAACACAAAGTTATTCTTCTTGTTCATG ATACAAAGCCTCCTTTCCTTGATGGCAGAGTTGTTTTTACTAAACAGGCAGAGCCAATTATGCCATTAAAAGATCCAACATCTGACATGGCTATAATATCTCGCAAAGGATCTACTCTTGTTAGAGAAATCCATGAGAAGCAGAGTATGAACAAGTCTCGCCAACGCTTTTGGGAACTTGCAGGCTCAAAACTTGGTGATATCTTGGGTGTTGAAAAAACAGCAGAGCAG ATTGATGCAGACACTGCTGAAGTGGGTGAAGATGGTGAAATTGATTTTAAGGAGGAAGCTAAGTTTTCACAGCATATGAAGAAGGGAGAAGCCGTGAGTGACTTTGCTAAGTCAAAAACCCTTGCAGAGCAAAGGCAATATCTGCCTATTTTTTCAGTGAGAGAAGAGTTATTACAG GTGGTTCGTGAAAAtcaggtggtggtggtggttggaGAAACCGGTTCAGGAAAGACAACACAATTGACACAG TATCTGCATGAGGATGGCTATACTATAGGTGGTATAGTAGGCTGCACCCAACCAAGGCGTGTGGCAGCTATGAGTGTTGCCAAGAGAGTTAGTGAAGAGATGGATACAGAGTTGGGTGATAAAGTTGGCTATGCTATACGTTTTGAGGATGTGACTGGGCCAAAGACCATTATAAAG TACATGACTGATGGGGTACTTCTACGTGAAACACTCAAAGACTCTGATCTAGACAAGTATCG GGTTATTGTCATGGATGAAGCCCATGAAAGATCTTTAAGCACAGATGTTCTTTTTGGAATATTGAAGAAAGTTGTAGCCCAACGTCGTGATTTCAAACTGATCGTCACATCAGCAACTCTGAATGCccagaaattttcaaatttctttgGAAG TGTACCAATTTTTCATATTCCCGGGCGAACATTTCCTGTGAATATATTATGGAGTAAAACTCCAGTTGAAGATTATGTTGAAGGTGCAGTGAAGCAGACTATGACTATTCACATAACCAGTCCTCCTGGTGACATCCTTATCTTCATGACTGGCCAAGATGAGATTGAGGCAGCTTGCTATGCCCTTGCTGAAAGAATGGAGCAGATGgtgtcatcttccaagaaagctGTCCCTAAACTCTTGATTCTTCCCATATACTCTCAGCTTCCTGCTGACTTGCAAGCTAAGATATTCCAGAAAGCTGAAGATGGAGCCCGTAAATGCATTGTGGCCACTAATATTGCCGAGACATCATTAACTGTTGATGGTATCTTCTATGTCATTGACTCTGGCTATGGTAAAATGAAGGTGTATAACCCTAGGATGGGCATGGATGCTCTCCAAGTCTTCCCTGTTAGTCGTGCTGCTGCTGACCAGCGTGCCGGTCGAGCTGGTAGAACTGGTCCTGGTACGTGCTATCGGTTGTATACTGAGAGTGCTTACCTAAATGAAATGTTGCCCAGTCCTGTTCCAGAGATTCAGAGGACTAACCTTGGCAATGTGGTTTTGTTGCTGAAATCTCTTAAAGTTGAAAATTTACTTGATTTTGATTTCATGGATCCACCTCCACAGGATAATATTCTCAATTCGATGTACCAGTTGTGGGTGTTGGGTGCCCTTAACAATGTGGGGGGGTTAACTGATCTTGGGTGGAAAATGGTTGAATTTCCACTGGACCCTCCGCTGGCCAAGATGCTTTTGATGGGTGAACAGTTAGGGTGTCTTGAGGAGGTTTTGACAATTGTTTCCATGCTGTCAGTGCCATCTGTTTTCTTTAGACCCAAGGACCGGGCGGAAGAGAGTGACGCTGCACGGGAAAGATTTTTTGTGCCAGAGTCCGACCATTTAACCTTGTACAACGTTTATCAGCAATGGAAACAACATGATTACAGAGGTGATTGGTGCAATGATCATTTTTTGCATGTTAAAGGCCTAAGAAAGGCCAGAGAGGTTAGATCCCAGCTGCTTGATATTCTCAAGACTTTAAAGATCCCCTTAACCTCATGTTGGCCGGATACTGACATTGTCAGGAAAGCAATTTGTTCTGCATACTTCCACAATTCAGCAAGATTAAAGGGTGTGGGGGAGTATGTTAACTGCAGGAACGGGATGCCATGTCATCTTCATCCCAGTAGTGCTCTCTATGGTATGGGTTGCACTCCTGAGTATGTAGTTTATCATGAGTTAATCCTGACCACAAAGGAGTACATGCAGTGTGCAACAGCGGTGGAGCCCCAGTGGCTGGCTGAGCTGGGACCCATGTTTTTCTCTGTTAAAGATTCTGATACATCATTACTGGAGCATAAGAAGAGACAAAAACAAGAGAAAACAGCCATGGAGGAGGAGATGGAGAACTTGAAGAAGGTGCAAGCAGAGGttgagaaagaaaggaaacatAAGGAGAAGGAAAAGATGGCTAAGCATCAGCAGCAAATCTCCATGCCAGGTTTAAGGAAGGGTTCTTCCACATTCTTGAGGCCAAAGAAGTTTGGTTTGTAA